From Leptospira venezuelensis, a single genomic window includes:
- the cobJ gene encoding precorrin-3B C(17)-methyltransferase has translation MNETTKGKLNIVGIGPGNDSHITPAALSAIKEADSIIGYTTYINLVKHHLNGKQVTRTGMTEEITRAQTAVESAKSGQTVTLISSGDAGVYGMAGLVFEVLRKTGWKKGDSPEIKMIPGISADSSCGSLVGAPMVHDSARISLSDLLTPWTVIEKRIDSAAKGDFVINLYNPASGRRQRQIVEAARIIKQYRPGTTPVALVKSAYRRQENIQFSDLDHFLEFEIGMNTTVIIGSSQSFVYEGFFVTPRGYGNKYSLEDGSLKPGQNRAVSLRTEDDLAIRIPKESPSPNLNITKIQGAFVKTSTTVFEQEKEEIIESLDSSVATALKVLQFLEISPQKNEEQITELKSEEKIQYLGRMGGAILYKNGEDYYLIGKLKQPIDLETFGFYNPVEQDQKWIKLNIKDDSILSKFNFDILISFNSEGSPEEVYDLFSIYRNSSISERLWNYVLDNSKKTLWENNKYADARWLGNSPKQVWASFRDNILKCD, from the coding sequence ATGAACGAAACCACAAAAGGAAAATTGAATATTGTGGGAATCGGTCCAGGAAACGATTCCCATATTACTCCTGCTGCGTTATCTGCGATTAAAGAAGCGGATTCCATAATAGGATACACAACTTATATCAATTTAGTAAAACATCATCTGAACGGAAAACAAGTCACTCGCACCGGTATGACAGAAGAGATCACTCGTGCTCAAACTGCTGTGGAATCGGCGAAGTCCGGACAAACTGTTACATTAATCTCTTCCGGCGACGCAGGTGTTTATGGAATGGCTGGTCTTGTATTCGAAGTTTTAAGAAAAACAGGTTGGAAAAAAGGGGATTCTCCTGAGATCAAAATGATCCCAGGCATTAGTGCTGACAGCTCCTGCGGATCTCTTGTGGGAGCTCCTATGGTTCATGATTCCGCCAGAATCTCTCTCTCCGATCTTTTGACTCCTTGGACAGTGATCGAAAAGCGTATCGACTCAGCAGCCAAAGGAGACTTTGTGATAAATCTATACAACCCTGCTTCCGGCAGAAGACAGAGACAGATTGTAGAAGCTGCTCGTATCATAAAACAATACAGACCCGGAACAACACCAGTTGCGCTCGTAAAAAGTGCATATCGTAGACAGGAGAATATTCAGTTTTCAGATCTGGATCATTTTTTGGAATTTGAGATTGGGATGAATACAACTGTCATCATCGGTTCTTCTCAATCTTTTGTTTATGAAGGATTTTTTGTAACACCAAGAGGTTACGGAAATAAATACTCTTTAGAAGATGGCTCCTTGAAACCGGGACAAAACAGAGCAGTTTCATTGAGAACAGAGGACGACTTGGCAATCAGAATTCCGAAAGAGTCACCTTCTCCTAATTTAAATATCACTAAAATACAAGGTGCCTTCGTAAAAACTAGTACCACCGTTTTTGAACAAGAAAAAGAAGAAATTATTGAGTCCCTAGATTCTTCCGTGGCCACTGCTCTAAAGGTTTTACAATTTTTGGAGATTTCTCCCCAAAAGAATGAAGAACAAATTACAGAATTAAAATCCGAAGAAAAAATCCAATATTTAGGGCGTATGGGTGGAGCTATTCTTTATAAAAATGGTGAAGATTATTACCTAATTGGAAAATTGAAACAACCAATCGACCTGGAAACATTCGGTTTTTATAATCCTGTCGAACAGGATCAAAAATGGATAAAACTAAATATTAAAGACGATTCTATCCTTTCTAAATTTAATTTCGATATTCTGATTTCCTTCAATTCGGAAGGTTCTCCGGAAGAAGTTTACGATCTATTCTCCATTTATAGGAATTCATCTATTAGTGAAAGGCTCTGGAATTATGTTTTAGACAATAGTAAAAAGACTCTCTGGGAAAATAACAAATATGCAGATGCAAGATGGCTTGGGAATTCTCCTAAGCAAGTATGGGCTTCCTTCAGAGATAATATTTTAAAATGTGACTGA
- a CDS encoding adenosylcobinamide amidohydrolase — MNFFQKDQIEVSSTWLELQLSKPHSSLSWAVVGGGYFTTNKVYWLKVSNAELSPETIPEEFYRNRLAVKGEKEEVLGFMTSASLLDYSVSEKSLDGLHVRSIATVGLGNAVRVGDILKQIKKIGTINLLIQTSEALTFSASIEAISIASEARTLAVLESEIQIQSEKNYATGTGTDCIGIISPIGTTEIDYVGKHTTFGHLIGATSYEAVTNGILKWKISRNSMNKRYQSLSNI, encoded by the coding sequence TTGAACTTTTTTCAGAAAGATCAAATCGAAGTTTCTTCCACCTGGTTGGAACTCCAACTATCCAAGCCCCATTCTTCTTTAAGTTGGGCGGTCGTTGGAGGAGGATATTTCACCACCAATAAAGTGTATTGGTTAAAAGTTTCCAATGCGGAATTAAGTCCTGAAACTATTCCGGAAGAATTTTATAGAAATCGATTAGCAGTCAAAGGAGAAAAAGAAGAAGTTTTAGGCTTTATGACAAGCGCTTCTCTTTTAGATTACTCCGTGTCCGAAAAAAGTTTGGACGGCTTACATGTTAGATCAATTGCAACAGTGGGATTAGGAAATGCAGTAAGAGTAGGAGATATTCTAAAACAAATTAAAAAAATAGGAACAATCAATTTACTCATTCAGACTTCCGAGGCACTTACCTTCTCCGCAAGCATAGAAGCGATCTCAATAGCGTCCGAGGCAAGGACCCTAGCGGTTTTAGAATCAGAGATCCAGATACAAAGCGAAAAAAATTATGCTACTGGCACTGGCACAGATTGTATCGGGATTATTTCTCCGATTGGAACGACTGAAATAGATTATGTGGGAAAACATACAACCTTTGGGCATTTAATTGGAGCCACATCATACGAAGCAGTTACAAATGGGATCCTTAAATGGAAAATATCCAGAAACTCTATGAACAAAAGATATCAGAGTTTATCAAACATATGA
- a CDS encoding cobyrinate a,c-diamide synthase, with translation MIQDINIPRILISGTGSGTGKTTFTIALTKALQAKGLKVSVFKCGPDYLDPGYHSFVTGKTCQNLDGWLMGKESVLSSFISASQGSDISIIEGVMGLFDGHSPNSEAGSTAEIAKWLQAPTIILIDASGMAATFSAVASGIKNHDPKVPIQGFIANFIGSKNHLSIIETASIPLPILGGFPKSYEYSFPERHLGLRTAGPDILTEEKLTFWQNLSEEWLNLDKILEIANSAPPILSEVAAESQGKPKECKIGVAYDEAFHFYYEENFKKLREEGAELVFFSPLKDIKLPEVDGLYFGGGYPELFAENLSKNKSLIEEIKSFANLERPIYAECGGLMYLSSEIQNIEGQSFPMVGLIPGKAIMGPKLKSLGYVEVHTEKRTILGEAGIRFRGHQFRYSDLILENEDESLFSYHIRKRKSEQTFREGYTVSNVLASYVHAHWASNPEIPKNFISSCRRFEV, from the coding sequence ATGATACAAGATATCAATATACCTAGGATACTGATCTCCGGCACAGGGAGCGGGACCGGAAAAACTACATTTACGATAGCACTCACTAAGGCATTACAAGCTAAGGGCCTAAAAGTTTCCGTATTCAAATGCGGACCCGATTATTTAGATCCAGGTTATCATTCGTTCGTTACAGGCAAAACCTGTCAAAATTTGGATGGATGGCTGATGGGTAAAGAATCAGTACTTTCCAGTTTTATAAGTGCAAGCCAAGGTTCAGACATTTCGATTATTGAAGGAGTGATGGGTCTATTTGACGGTCATTCTCCCAATTCGGAAGCGGGATCTACTGCAGAAATTGCAAAATGGCTACAGGCCCCAACTATAATATTAATAGATGCATCCGGAATGGCAGCAACTTTTTCAGCAGTCGCATCCGGTATTAAAAATCATGATCCGAAAGTTCCCATCCAAGGTTTTATAGCAAATTTTATAGGAAGTAAGAACCACTTATCGATTATAGAAACTGCAAGTATTCCTTTGCCTATCTTAGGAGGATTTCCTAAGTCTTATGAATACTCTTTTCCGGAAAGACATTTGGGACTTAGGACTGCTGGCCCAGATATTTTAACCGAAGAAAAACTTACTTTTTGGCAAAATTTATCAGAGGAATGGCTAAATTTAGATAAGATCTTGGAAATTGCAAATTCAGCTCCTCCCATTCTTTCAGAAGTAGCAGCAGAATCTCAGGGGAAACCTAAAGAATGTAAGATTGGTGTAGCCTACGACGAAGCATTCCATTTTTATTATGAAGAGAATTTCAAAAAATTAAGGGAAGAAGGAGCCGAATTGGTTTTCTTTTCCCCACTGAAAGATATCAAACTTCCAGAAGTGGATGGCTTATACTTTGGTGGAGGATATCCAGAACTATTCGCAGAAAATCTATCAAAAAATAAAAGCCTAATCGAAGAGATAAAAAGTTTTGCAAATTTAGAAAGGCCAATCTATGCGGAATGCGGCGGATTGATGTATCTTTCTTCGGAGATCCAAAATATAGAAGGACAAAGTTTTCCTATGGTGGGACTTATCCCTGGCAAAGCGATCATGGGTCCTAAACTTAAAAGTTTAGGTTATGTTGAAGTTCATACGGAGAAAAGAACTATCTTAGGTGAAGCAGGCATCAGATTCAGAGGACACCAATTCAGGTATTCAGACCTCATTTTAGAAAATGAAGATGAGTCATTATTCTCTTACCATATCAGAAAACGTAAATCCGAACAAACCTTTAGAGAAGGTTATACGGTTTCGAACGTATTAGCAAGTTATGTGCATGCACATTGGGCCTCTAATCCTGAAATTCCGAAAAACTTTATATCTTCATGTAGGAGATTCGAAGTTTGA
- the cobM gene encoding precorrin-4 C(11)-methyltransferase has protein sequence MKVYIIGAGPGDPDLITIKGARLVETCPIVLYTGSLVPQRVIERANPKATVLDSSKMTLEDIISILEEAKKNDQDVARVHTGDPSIFGSTAEQMRKMDELEIPYEIVPGVSSFTAAAAMLGKELTLPEVSQSVVITRAEGRTPMPEKEKLQTFASTGATLVFFLSVLHIRKIVEDLIPHYGKDCPVSVVQKATWPEQKIVTGTLETIVSKVKEEKITATAIIFVGKVLDCHDFADSRLYASDFSHKFRKANKKQIVSETK, from the coding sequence ATGAAAGTATATATTATTGGCGCGGGTCCTGGAGATCCGGATCTGATCACTATCAAAGGTGCAAGACTTGTAGAGACCTGCCCTATTGTTCTTTATACCGGCTCACTTGTACCGCAAAGAGTGATCGAAAGAGCAAATCCGAAGGCAACCGTATTAGATTCTTCTAAAATGACTTTAGAGGATATTATTTCCATTTTAGAAGAAGCTAAAAAGAACGACCAAGATGTCGCGAGAGTTCACACTGGAGATCCGTCCATATTCGGTTCCACAGCTGAACAGATGAGAAAAATGGATGAACTAGAAATTCCATACGAAATCGTCCCTGGAGTTTCTTCTTTTACAGCCGCAGCTGCTATGCTTGGCAAAGAGCTTACTCTTCCGGAAGTTTCTCAGTCCGTAGTGATTACTCGGGCAGAAGGAAGAACTCCCATGCCAGAAAAAGAGAAGTTGCAAACTTTTGCCTCTACCGGAGCTACTTTAGTATTCTTTTTAAGTGTTTTACATATTCGTAAAATTGTAGAAGACCTTATTCCTCACTATGGTAAGGATTGCCCGGTTTCCGTTGTACAAAAAGCAACTTGGCCAGAGCAAAAAATAGTAACTGGCACACTGGAAACGATAGTATCTAAGGTGAAAGAGGAAAAGATCACTGCGACTGCTATAATATTTGTCGGTAAAGTATTAGACTGCCATGATTTTGCAGATTCCAGACTTTATGCTTCCGACTTCTCTCATAAATTCAGGAAAGCGAATAAGAAACAAATCGTCTCGGAAACAAAATGA
- the cobO gene encoding cob(I)yrinic acid a,c-diamide adenosyltransferase: protein MNTSSDKKGLILVFTGPGKGKTTAALGILFRALGRGMKCGVVQFLKGKWETGERKFAKTITDLDFHVMGLGFTWESDDLDRDKKAARSAWEKSCEMIFSEIYKIIILDEITYAFHYGWLTPEEVSNVIAKKPEDLHIILTGRNCPNLLTDMADLVTQIESPKHPYKNGIPAQLGIDY from the coding sequence ATGAACACTTCCTCTGACAAAAAAGGACTTATCTTAGTATTCACTGGACCCGGAAAAGGAAAAACCACTGCTGCATTAGGGATTCTATTCAGAGCATTAGGAAGAGGAATGAAATGTGGAGTTGTCCAATTCCTAAAAGGAAAATGGGAAACTGGGGAGAGAAAATTTGCAAAGACCATTACTGATCTTGACTTTCACGTAATGGGGCTCGGTTTCACCTGGGAAAGTGATGATCTTGACAGAGACAAAAAAGCTGCAAGATCAGCTTGGGAAAAATCATGCGAGATGATATTTTCAGAAATTTATAAAATAATCATATTAGATGAGATCACTTACGCTTTTCACTATGGCTGGCTTACTCCGGAAGAAGTATCAAACGTTATAGCTAAAAAACCAGAAGACCTACATATTATTCTAACAGGCAGAAATTGCCCTAACCTTTTAACTGATATGGCAGATTTAGTCACTCAGATAGAATCCCCCAAACACCCTTATAAAAATGGGATCCCTGCTCAGCTTGGAATCGATTATTAA